In one window of Brachyhypopomus gauderio isolate BG-103 chromosome 16, BGAUD_0.2, whole genome shotgun sequence DNA:
- the LOC143477803 gene encoding uncharacterized protein LOC143477803 isoform X1 — protein sequence MDPRKEQKCMVSPLILRGEKNGWLNSAGAILPSLKITIAKKKKYVRRSDQPRPGQEPKIFTDTPVNMTADALRRPVGDQLILEEDENYLPSEQEVHEYAREIGIDPDGEPELLWLAREGIVAPLPPEWKPCQDVTGEVYYFNFSTGQSTWDHPCDEHYRQLVAQERECAQPCHSHAMDEEEEDEEPKKASVHEDSELRVAEETELDVDEEKKKREKECVCVCECMCGELSGLLQEVREEVQREHSRKLEQLSQEHQEQLFTLRHEHLEEVQREHSRKLEQLSQEHQEQLFTLRHKHLEEESVERERMLRAHLEERERMQASHTSQLDQLRLQLDSQLQHTHKIHMQKELEVQKMIEQLDMKTKELKTQELLLQTQAADLKKRRQQLSEEGDEVEKGIEALPRVLRERDSLRAELDRLRDERRREREELEKEREGRRREREESRRMMEEREKLQARCDELHRRLRSVLVWRAPSGWRKWNLLSPLCPPPTTSRSIDNLREYISGEGVLQRARQFLEKQTSCLRARQAALRTAHPSPQRSAAGGSAQPLCQEVSELEKLRETVQKGHELLRKKEERLGQLDTSLAEELSCDEGERLVGDRRVSDVIDSETSGVCGQEETTHAVPVKVQQLAESLQQISGQLNTVLGELGSFTGRSVQPLPQPPPSSSFPPAPSWAWTPSPASSSVAQNSFLHSTINGVSMDTSARYPMRATRAYSGYTPASLSSELDGQRLQRLIDDNKRWLESRRKDPNVPLFTRYPAAPPTNGLVQLSLDKKNQIKVYHY from the exons ATGGATCCgagaaaggagcaaaaatgtatggtttctccactgatactgagaggagaaaaaaatggttggCTCAACTcagcaggagcaatcttaccctcactaaagattacaatagcaaaaaaaaaaaaatatgtgag GAGAAGTGACCAGCCAAGGCCGGGGCAGGAACCGAAGATCTTCACAGACACACCAG TCAACATGACAGCAGATGCCCTTCGGAGACCAGTTGGAGACCAGTTGATCCTGGAAGAGGATGAGAATTATctcccatctgaacaag AGGTCCATGAGTATGCCAGAGAAATTGGCATTGACCCTGATGGGGAGCCAGAGCTGCTGTGGCTGGCCAGAGAGGGGATTGTAGCCCCACTACCTCCTGAATGGAAACCCTG TCAGGATGTGACTGGAGAAGTATACTATTTCAACTTCTCCACGGGCCAGTCCACCTGGGACCACCCCTGTGATGAGCACTACCGCCAACTAGTGGCCCAGGAGCGGGAGTGTGCTCAGCCATGCCACAGCCATGCcatggatgaagaggaggaggatgaagagccgAAGAAGGCGTCTGTCCATGAG gacagtgaaCTCAGGGTGGCAGAGGAGACTGAGCTGGACGTGGacgaagaaaagaaaaagagagagaaggagtgtgtgtgtgtgtgtgagtgtatgtgtggtgagttgtctggtctgttgcaggaggtgagggaggaggtgcagagggagcacagcaggaagctggagcagctgtcacaggagcaccaggagcagctcttcaccctcagacacgagcacctggaggaggtgcagagggagcacagcaggaagctggagcagctgtcgcaggagcaccaggagcagctcttcaccctcagacacaagcacctggaggag gagagcgtggagagggagcgcatgttgagggctcatctggaggagagggagaggatgcaGGCTTCGCACACGTCCCAGCTAGATCAGCTCAGACTACAGCTCGActctcagctccaacacacccacaaaataCACATGCAGAAA gagttagaagtgcagaagatgatTGAGCAATTGGACATGAAAACCAAAGAGCTCAAAACTCAGgaactgctactccaaactcag gctgcagatttgaagaagaggagacaacagctgagtgaggaaggagatgaagttgagaaggggatagag gctctcccacgtgtcctgagagaacgggacagtctgcgtgcggagctggaccgattaagagatgagaggaggagagaaagggaggagctggaaaaagagagagagggaaggaggagagagagggaggagagcagaaggatgatggaggagagagaaaaactGCAGGCTAGATGTGATGAACTCCACAGAAGGCtcag atctgtgttggtgtggaggGCTCCCTCCGGGTGGAGGAAatggaacctcctctctcccctgtgcccacctcccacaaccTCCCGCAGCATAGACAa cttgcgGGAGTATATCTCAGGTGAAGGTGTCCTGCAGAGAGCAAGACAGTTCTTGGAGAAACAGACCAGCTGTCTGAGAGCGAGACAGGCGGCACTAAGGACGGCCCACCCCAGCCCGCAGAGGTCCGCTGCAGGAGGCTCTGCTCAGCCTCTCTGCCAG gaggtgagtgagctggagaagctgagggagacGGTCCAGAAGGGCCACGAGCTCCtgagaaagaaggaggagagactcGGCCAGCTGGACACGTCACTGGCAgaggag ctgtcatgtgatgAAGGCGAGCGGCTGGTGGGAGATCGGAGAGTCTCTGATGTCATAGACTCAGAGACGAGCGGTGTGTGTGGCCAAGAGGAGACga cacatgcagtgccagtgaaagtgcagcagttagcagagtccctgcagcagatctCTGGCCAGCTGAACACAGTGCTGGGTGAACTGGGATCTTTCACTGGGAGGagcgtccagcccctccctcagccacctccgtcctcctccttccctcctgccccgtcctgggcatggacaccaagccccgcctcctcttcaGTGGCTCAGAACAGCTTCTTACACTCCACCATTAAtg GAGTTTCCATGGATACCAGTGCCCGCTATCCTATGAGGGCTACCAGAGCATATAGTGGATACACTCCAGCaag tctctcctctgagctagatggccagaggctgcagagactgatcgacgacaacaaaaggtggctggaatcacgacgcaaagacccaaatgt GCCTCTCTTCACACGCTACCCAGCTGCCCCGCCCACCAATGGGCTGGTCCAGCTCAGCCTGGACAAGAAGAATCAGATCAAGGTCTACCATTACTGA
- the LOC143477803 gene encoding uncharacterized protein LOC143477803 isoform X2, whose protein sequence is MDPRKEQKCMVSPLILRGEKNGWLNSAGAILPSLKITIAKKKKYVRRSDQPRPGQEPKIFTDTPVNMTADALRRPVGDQLILEEDENYLPSEQEVHEYAREIGIDPDGEPELLWLAREGIVAPLPPEWKPCQDVTGEVYYFNFSTGQSTWDHPCDEHYRQLVAQERECAQPCHSHAMDEEEEDEEPKKASVHEDSELRVAEETELDVDEEKKKREKECVCVCECMCGELSGLLQEVREEVQREHSRKLEQLSQEHQEQLFTLRHEHLEEVQREHSRKLEQLSQEHQEQLFTLRHKHLEEESVERERMLRAHLEERERMQASHTSQLDQLRLQLDSQLQHTHKIHMQKELEVQKMIEQLDMKTKELKTQELLLQTQAADLKKRRQQLSEEGDEVEKGIEALPRVLRERDSLRAELDRLRDERRREREELEKEREGRRREREESRRMMEEREKLQARCDELHRRLSLREYISGEGVLQRARQFLEKQTSCLRARQAALRTAHPSPQRSAAGGSAQPLCQEVSELEKLRETVQKGHELLRKKEERLGQLDTSLAEELSCDEGERLVGDRRVSDVIDSETSGVCGQEETTHAVPVKVQQLAESLQQISGQLNTVLGELGSFTGRSVQPLPQPPPSSSFPPAPSWAWTPSPASSSVAQNSFLHSTINGVSMDTSARYPMRATRAYSGYTPASLSSELDGQRLQRLIDDNKRWLESRRKDPNVPLFTRYPAAPPTNGLVQLSLDKKNQIKVYHY, encoded by the exons ATGGATCCgagaaaggagcaaaaatgtatggtttctccactgatactgagaggagaaaaaaatggttggCTCAACTcagcaggagcaatcttaccctcactaaagattacaatagcaaaaaaaaaaaaatatgtgag GAGAAGTGACCAGCCAAGGCCGGGGCAGGAACCGAAGATCTTCACAGACACACCAG TCAACATGACAGCAGATGCCCTTCGGAGACCAGTTGGAGACCAGTTGATCCTGGAAGAGGATGAGAATTATctcccatctgaacaag AGGTCCATGAGTATGCCAGAGAAATTGGCATTGACCCTGATGGGGAGCCAGAGCTGCTGTGGCTGGCCAGAGAGGGGATTGTAGCCCCACTACCTCCTGAATGGAAACCCTG TCAGGATGTGACTGGAGAAGTATACTATTTCAACTTCTCCACGGGCCAGTCCACCTGGGACCACCCCTGTGATGAGCACTACCGCCAACTAGTGGCCCAGGAGCGGGAGTGTGCTCAGCCATGCCACAGCCATGCcatggatgaagaggaggaggatgaagagccgAAGAAGGCGTCTGTCCATGAG gacagtgaaCTCAGGGTGGCAGAGGAGACTGAGCTGGACGTGGacgaagaaaagaaaaagagagagaaggagtgtgtgtgtgtgtgtgagtgtatgtgtggtgagttgtctggtctgttgcaggaggtgagggaggaggtgcagagggagcacagcaggaagctggagcagctgtcacaggagcaccaggagcagctcttcaccctcagacacgagcacctggaggaggtgcagagggagcacagcaggaagctggagcagctgtcgcaggagcaccaggagcagctcttcaccctcagacacaagcacctggaggag gagagcgtggagagggagcgcatgttgagggctcatctggaggagagggagaggatgcaGGCTTCGCACACGTCCCAGCTAGATCAGCTCAGACTACAGCTCGActctcagctccaacacacccacaaaataCACATGCAGAAA gagttagaagtgcagaagatgatTGAGCAATTGGACATGAAAACCAAAGAGCTCAAAACTCAGgaactgctactccaaactcag gctgcagatttgaagaagaggagacaacagctgagtgaggaaggagatgaagttgagaaggggatagag gctctcccacgtgtcctgagagaacgggacagtctgcgtgcggagctggaccgattaagagatgagaggaggagagaaagggaggagctggaaaaagagagagagggaaggaggagagagagggaggagagcagaaggatgatggaggagagagaaaaactGCAGGCTAGATGTGATGAACTCCACAGAAGGCtcag cttgcgGGAGTATATCTCAGGTGAAGGTGTCCTGCAGAGAGCAAGACAGTTCTTGGAGAAACAGACCAGCTGTCTGAGAGCGAGACAGGCGGCACTAAGGACGGCCCACCCCAGCCCGCAGAGGTCCGCTGCAGGAGGCTCTGCTCAGCCTCTCTGCCAG gaggtgagtgagctggagaagctgagggagacGGTCCAGAAGGGCCACGAGCTCCtgagaaagaaggaggagagactcGGCCAGCTGGACACGTCACTGGCAgaggag ctgtcatgtgatgAAGGCGAGCGGCTGGTGGGAGATCGGAGAGTCTCTGATGTCATAGACTCAGAGACGAGCGGTGTGTGTGGCCAAGAGGAGACga cacatgcagtgccagtgaaagtgcagcagttagcagagtccctgcagcagatctCTGGCCAGCTGAACACAGTGCTGGGTGAACTGGGATCTTTCACTGGGAGGagcgtccagcccctccctcagccacctccgtcctcctccttccctcctgccccgtcctgggcatggacaccaagccccgcctcctcttcaGTGGCTCAGAACAGCTTCTTACACTCCACCATTAAtg GAGTTTCCATGGATACCAGTGCCCGCTATCCTATGAGGGCTACCAGAGCATATAGTGGATACACTCCAGCaag tctctcctctgagctagatggccagaggctgcagagactgatcgacgacaacaaaaggtggctggaatcacgacgcaaagacccaaatgt GCCTCTCTTCACACGCTACCCAGCTGCCCCGCCCACCAATGGGCTGGTCCAGCTCAGCCTGGACAAGAAGAATCAGATCAAGGTCTACCATTACTGA
- the LOC143477803 gene encoding uncharacterized protein LOC143477803 isoform X3 — protein sequence MTADALRRPVGDQLILEEDENYLPSEQEVHEYAREIGIDPDGEPELLWLAREGIVAPLPPEWKPCQDVTGEVYYFNFSTGQSTWDHPCDEHYRQLVAQERECAQPCHSHAMDEEEEDEEPKKASVHEDSELRVAEETELDVDEEKKKREKECVCVCECMCGELSGLLQEVREEVQREHSRKLEQLSQEHQEQLFTLRHEHLEEVQREHSRKLEQLSQEHQEQLFTLRHKHLEEESVERERMLRAHLEERERMQASHTSQLDQLRLQLDSQLQHTHKIHMQKELEVQKMIEQLDMKTKELKTQELLLQTQAADLKKRRQQLSEEGDEVEKGIEALPRVLRERDSLRAELDRLRDERRREREELEKEREGRRREREESRRMMEEREKLQARCDELHRRLRSVLVWRAPSGWRKWNLLSPLCPPPTTSRSIDNLREYISGEGVLQRARQFLEKQTSCLRARQAALRTAHPSPQRSAAGGSAQPLCQEVSELEKLRETVQKGHELLRKKEERLGQLDTSLAEELSCDEGERLVGDRRVSDVIDSETSGVCGQEETTHAVPVKVQQLAESLQQISGQLNTVLGELGSFTGRSVQPLPQPPPSSSFPPAPSWAWTPSPASSSVAQNSFLHSTINGVSMDTSARYPMRATRAYSGYTPASLSSELDGQRLQRLIDDNKRWLESRRKDPNVPLFTRYPAAPPTNGLVQLSLDKKNQIKVYHY from the exons ATGACAGCAGATGCCCTTCGGAGACCAGTTGGAGACCAGTTGATCCTGGAAGAGGATGAGAATTATctcccatctgaacaag AGGTCCATGAGTATGCCAGAGAAATTGGCATTGACCCTGATGGGGAGCCAGAGCTGCTGTGGCTGGCCAGAGAGGGGATTGTAGCCCCACTACCTCCTGAATGGAAACCCTG TCAGGATGTGACTGGAGAAGTATACTATTTCAACTTCTCCACGGGCCAGTCCACCTGGGACCACCCCTGTGATGAGCACTACCGCCAACTAGTGGCCCAGGAGCGGGAGTGTGCTCAGCCATGCCACAGCCATGCcatggatgaagaggaggaggatgaagagccgAAGAAGGCGTCTGTCCATGAG gacagtgaaCTCAGGGTGGCAGAGGAGACTGAGCTGGACGTGGacgaagaaaagaaaaagagagagaaggagtgtgtgtgtgtgtgtgagtgtatgtgtggtgagttgtctggtctgttgcaggaggtgagggaggaggtgcagagggagcacagcaggaagctggagcagctgtcacaggagcaccaggagcagctcttcaccctcagacacgagcacctggaggaggtgcagagggagcacagcaggaagctggagcagctgtcgcaggagcaccaggagcagctcttcaccctcagacacaagcacctggaggag gagagcgtggagagggagcgcatgttgagggctcatctggaggagagggagaggatgcaGGCTTCGCACACGTCCCAGCTAGATCAGCTCAGACTACAGCTCGActctcagctccaacacacccacaaaataCACATGCAGAAA gagttagaagtgcagaagatgatTGAGCAATTGGACATGAAAACCAAAGAGCTCAAAACTCAGgaactgctactccaaactcag gctgcagatttgaagaagaggagacaacagctgagtgaggaaggagatgaagttgagaaggggatagag gctctcccacgtgtcctgagagaacgggacagtctgcgtgcggagctggaccgattaagagatgagaggaggagagaaagggaggagctggaaaaagagagagagggaaggaggagagagagggaggagagcagaaggatgatggaggagagagaaaaactGCAGGCTAGATGTGATGAACTCCACAGAAGGCtcag atctgtgttggtgtggaggGCTCCCTCCGGGTGGAGGAAatggaacctcctctctcccctgtgcccacctcccacaaccTCCCGCAGCATAGACAa cttgcgGGAGTATATCTCAGGTGAAGGTGTCCTGCAGAGAGCAAGACAGTTCTTGGAGAAACAGACCAGCTGTCTGAGAGCGAGACAGGCGGCACTAAGGACGGCCCACCCCAGCCCGCAGAGGTCCGCTGCAGGAGGCTCTGCTCAGCCTCTCTGCCAG gaggtgagtgagctggagaagctgagggagacGGTCCAGAAGGGCCACGAGCTCCtgagaaagaaggaggagagactcGGCCAGCTGGACACGTCACTGGCAgaggag ctgtcatgtgatgAAGGCGAGCGGCTGGTGGGAGATCGGAGAGTCTCTGATGTCATAGACTCAGAGACGAGCGGTGTGTGTGGCCAAGAGGAGACga cacatgcagtgccagtgaaagtgcagcagttagcagagtccctgcagcagatctCTGGCCAGCTGAACACAGTGCTGGGTGAACTGGGATCTTTCACTGGGAGGagcgtccagcccctccctcagccacctccgtcctcctccttccctcctgccccgtcctgggcatggacaccaagccccgcctcctcttcaGTGGCTCAGAACAGCTTCTTACACTCCACCATTAAtg GAGTTTCCATGGATACCAGTGCCCGCTATCCTATGAGGGCTACCAGAGCATATAGTGGATACACTCCAGCaag tctctcctctgagctagatggccagaggctgcagagactgatcgacgacaacaaaaggtggctggaatcacgacgcaaagacccaaatgt GCCTCTCTTCACACGCTACCCAGCTGCCCCGCCCACCAATGGGCTGGTCCAGCTCAGCCTGGACAAGAAGAATCAGATCAAGGTCTACCATTACTGA